In the Takifugu flavidus isolate HTHZ2018 chromosome 11, ASM371156v2, whole genome shotgun sequence genome, one interval contains:
- the mapk8a gene encoding mitogen-activated protein kinase 8 isoform X2 translates to MIITLRSLFEQGRTFLDAQRAALEDFAMNKNKREREFYSLDVGDSTFTVLKRYQNLRPIGSGAQGIVCSAYDQILERNVAIKKLSRPFQNQTHAKRAYRELVLMKCVNHKNIIGLLNVFTPQKSFEEFQDVYLVMELMDANLCQVIQMELDHERLSYLLYQMLCGIKHLHAAGIIHRDLKPSNIVVKSDCTLKILDFGLARTAATGLLMTPYVVTRYYRAPEVILGMPYRANVDVWSVGCIVAEMIRGSVLFPGTDHIDQWNKVIEQLGTPSQDFLMKLNQSVRTYVENRPRYAGYSFEKLFPDVLFPADSDHSKLKASQARDLLSKMLVIDASKRISVDEALQHPYINVWFDPAEVEAPPPKILDKQLDEREHTVEEWKVLIYKEVSEWEEWTKNGVIRGQPSPLGAAVIDSPPQASSSASSSANDVSSMSTETTDPSSDPTVTSETDSSLDSHTSLGALACCR, encoded by the exons ATGATCATCACACTGCGGTCTCTCTTCGAACAAGGG aggacatttttggatGCTCAGAGAGCAGCCTTGGAAGATTTCGCCATGAAtaagaacaagagagagagagaattctaCAGCCTAGATGTCGGGGATTCGACATTCACAGTACTAAAGCGATACCAGAACCTAAGACCTATTGGCTCGGGAGCTCAAGGAATCGTGTG ctctgCTTATGATCAAATCCTCGAACGAAATGTTGCCATCAAAAAGCTGAGTCGGCCGTTTCAAAATCAAACCCACGCCAAGAGGGCGTACCGGGAGCTAGTGCTCATGAAATGTGTCAATCATAAAAAT ATAATTGgccttttaaatgtttttacccCTCAAAAATCCTTTGAAGAATTCCAAGACGT ATATttggtgatggagctgatggacgCCAACCTGTGTCAGGTCATACAAATGGAGCTGGATCATGAGCGGCTGTCTTATCTCCTGTACCAAATGTTGTGCGGCATTAAACACCTCCACGCCGCTGGAATCATTCACAGG GACCTCAAACCGAGCAACATAGTTGTCAAGTCAGACTGCACGCTGAAGATTTTGGACTTTGGCTTGGCTCGGACAGCTGCCACAGGCCTTCTCATGACACCCTATGTGGTTACACGTTATTACAGAGCACCGGAGGTTATCCTGGGCATGCCCTACCGGGCTAATG TGGATGTGTGGTCAGTTGGCTGCATAGTGGCTGAGATGATCAGGGGAAGTGTGCTGTTCCCTGGCACTGATC ACATCGACCAGTGGAACAAGGTTATCGAGCAGTTGGGCACTCCATCTCAGGACTTTCTCATGAAGCTGAACCAGTCGGTCAGGACGTATGTTGAAAACCGGCCACGCTATGCTGGCTACAGCTTTGAGAAGCTCTTCCCTGATGTGCTCTTCCCTGCCGACTCCGATCACAGCAAGCTGAAAG CGAGCCAAGCCCGGGACCTCCTGTCCAAGATGCTGGTGATTGACGCCTCAAAGCGCATCTCTGTGGACGAGGCCCTGCAGCACCCCTACATTAATGTTTGGTTCGATCCAGCCGAAGTGGAAGCA cCACCTCCGAAGATCCTGGACAAACAGCTGGATGAGCGGGAGCACACCGTAGAGGAGTGGAAAG TGCTAATTTATAAGGAAGTGAGCGAATGGGAGGAGTGGACAAAAAATGGTGTGATAAGAGGCCAGCCGTCGCCTTTAG GTGCCGCAGTGATCGACAGCCCCCCTcaggcctcctcctccgcctcctcttcgGCCAACGACGTCTCGTCCATGTCCACGGAGACCACCGACCCGAGCAGCGACCCCACCGTCACGTCTGAGACGGACAGCAGCCTGGACAGCCACACCTCTCTGGGGGCGCTGGCCTGCTGCAGATAA
- the mapk8a gene encoding mitogen-activated protein kinase 8 isoform X3 gives MIITLRSLFEQGRTFLDAQRAALEDFAMNKNKREREFYSLDVGDSTFTVLKRYQNLRPIGSGAQGIVCSAYDQILERNVAIKKLSRPFQNQTHAKRAYRELVLMKCVNHKNIIGLLNVFTPQKSFEEFQDVYLVMELMDANLCQVIQMELDHERLSYLLYQMLCGIKHLHAAGIIHRDLKPSNIVVKSDCTLKILDFGLARTAATGLLMTPYVVTRYYRAPEVILGMPYRANVDIWSVGCILAEMVRHKILFPGRDYIDQWNKVIEQLGTPSQDFLMKLNQSVRTYVENRPRYAGYSFEKLFPDVLFPADSDHSKLKASQARDLLSKMLVIDASKRISVDEALQHPYINVWFDPAEVEAPPPKILDKQLDEREHTVEEWKVLIYKEVSEWEEWTKNGVIRGQPSPLAQVPQ, from the exons ATGATCATCACACTGCGGTCTCTCTTCGAACAAGGG aggacatttttggatGCTCAGAGAGCAGCCTTGGAAGATTTCGCCATGAAtaagaacaagagagagagagaattctaCAGCCTAGATGTCGGGGATTCGACATTCACAGTACTAAAGCGATACCAGAACCTAAGACCTATTGGCTCGGGAGCTCAAGGAATCGTGTG ctctgCTTATGATCAAATCCTCGAACGAAATGTTGCCATCAAAAAGCTGAGTCGGCCGTTTCAAAATCAAACCCACGCCAAGAGGGCGTACCGGGAGCTAGTGCTCATGAAATGTGTCAATCATAAAAAT ATAATTGgccttttaaatgtttttacccCTCAAAAATCCTTTGAAGAATTCCAAGACGT ATATttggtgatggagctgatggacgCCAACCTGTGTCAGGTCATACAAATGGAGCTGGATCATGAGCGGCTGTCTTATCTCCTGTACCAAATGTTGTGCGGCATTAAACACCTCCACGCCGCTGGAATCATTCACAGG GACCTCAAACCGAGCAACATAGTTGTCAAGTCAGACTGCACGCTGAAGATTTTGGACTTTGGCTTGGCTCGGACAGCTGCCACAGGCCTTCTCATGACACCCTATGTGGTTACACGTTATTACAGAGCACCGGAGGTTATCCTGGGCATGCCCTACCGGGCTAATG TGGACATATGGTCTGTGGGCTGCATACTAGCAGAAATGGTGCGACATAAAATCCTCTTCCCGGGAAGGGACT ACATCGACCAGTGGAACAAGGTTATCGAGCAGTTGGGCACTCCATCTCAGGACTTTCTCATGAAGCTGAACCAGTCGGTCAGGACGTATGTTGAAAACCGGCCACGCTATGCTGGCTACAGCTTTGAGAAGCTCTTCCCTGATGTGCTCTTCCCTGCCGACTCCGATCACAGCAAGCTGAAAG CGAGCCAAGCCCGGGACCTCCTGTCCAAGATGCTGGTGATTGACGCCTCAAAGCGCATCTCTGTGGACGAGGCCCTGCAGCACCCCTACATTAATGTTTGGTTCGATCCAGCCGAAGTGGAAGCA cCACCTCCGAAGATCCTGGACAAACAGCTGGATGAGCGGGAGCACACCGTAGAGGAGTGGAAAG TGCTAATTTATAAGGAAGTGAGCGAATGGGAGGAGTGGACAAAAAATGGTGTGATAAGAGGCCAGCCGTCGCCTTTAG CACAGGTGCCGCAGTGA
- the mapk8a gene encoding mitogen-activated protein kinase 8 isoform X1, with the protein MIITLRSLFEQGRTFLDAQRAALEDFAMNKNKREREFYSLDVGDSTFTVLKRYQNLRPIGSGAQGIVCSAYDQILERNVAIKKLSRPFQNQTHAKRAYRELVLMKCVNHKNIIGLLNVFTPQKSFEEFQDVYLVMELMDANLCQVIQMELDHERLSYLLYQMLCGIKHLHAAGIIHRDLKPSNIVVKSDCTLKILDFGLARTAATGLLMTPYVVTRYYRAPEVILGMPYRANVDIWSVGCILAEMVRHKILFPGRDYIDQWNKVIEQLGTPSQDFLMKLNQSVRTYVENRPRYAGYSFEKLFPDVLFPADSDHSKLKASQARDLLSKMLVIDASKRISVDEALQHPYINVWFDPAEVEAPPPKILDKQLDEREHTVEEWKVLIYKEVSEWEEWTKNGVIRGQPSPLGAAVIDSPPQASSSASSSANDVSSMSTETTDPSSDPTVTSETDSSLDSHTSLGALACCR; encoded by the exons ATGATCATCACACTGCGGTCTCTCTTCGAACAAGGG aggacatttttggatGCTCAGAGAGCAGCCTTGGAAGATTTCGCCATGAAtaagaacaagagagagagagaattctaCAGCCTAGATGTCGGGGATTCGACATTCACAGTACTAAAGCGATACCAGAACCTAAGACCTATTGGCTCGGGAGCTCAAGGAATCGTGTG ctctgCTTATGATCAAATCCTCGAACGAAATGTTGCCATCAAAAAGCTGAGTCGGCCGTTTCAAAATCAAACCCACGCCAAGAGGGCGTACCGGGAGCTAGTGCTCATGAAATGTGTCAATCATAAAAAT ATAATTGgccttttaaatgtttttacccCTCAAAAATCCTTTGAAGAATTCCAAGACGT ATATttggtgatggagctgatggacgCCAACCTGTGTCAGGTCATACAAATGGAGCTGGATCATGAGCGGCTGTCTTATCTCCTGTACCAAATGTTGTGCGGCATTAAACACCTCCACGCCGCTGGAATCATTCACAGG GACCTCAAACCGAGCAACATAGTTGTCAAGTCAGACTGCACGCTGAAGATTTTGGACTTTGGCTTGGCTCGGACAGCTGCCACAGGCCTTCTCATGACACCCTATGTGGTTACACGTTATTACAGAGCACCGGAGGTTATCCTGGGCATGCCCTACCGGGCTAATG TGGACATATGGTCTGTGGGCTGCATACTAGCAGAAATGGTGCGACATAAAATCCTCTTCCCGGGAAGGGACT ACATCGACCAGTGGAACAAGGTTATCGAGCAGTTGGGCACTCCATCTCAGGACTTTCTCATGAAGCTGAACCAGTCGGTCAGGACGTATGTTGAAAACCGGCCACGCTATGCTGGCTACAGCTTTGAGAAGCTCTTCCCTGATGTGCTCTTCCCTGCCGACTCCGATCACAGCAAGCTGAAAG CGAGCCAAGCCCGGGACCTCCTGTCCAAGATGCTGGTGATTGACGCCTCAAAGCGCATCTCTGTGGACGAGGCCCTGCAGCACCCCTACATTAATGTTTGGTTCGATCCAGCCGAAGTGGAAGCA cCACCTCCGAAGATCCTGGACAAACAGCTGGATGAGCGGGAGCACACCGTAGAGGAGTGGAAAG TGCTAATTTATAAGGAAGTGAGCGAATGGGAGGAGTGGACAAAAAATGGTGTGATAAGAGGCCAGCCGTCGCCTTTAG GTGCCGCAGTGATCGACAGCCCCCCTcaggcctcctcctccgcctcctcttcgGCCAACGACGTCTCGTCCATGTCCACGGAGACCACCGACCCGAGCAGCGACCCCACCGTCACGTCTGAGACGGACAGCAGCCTGGACAGCCACACCTCTCTGGGGGCGCTGGCCTGCTGCAGATAA